The Gaiella occulta genome has a window encoding:
- the cmk gene encoding (d)CMP kinase, whose protein sequence is MIVAIDGPAGAGKSSVARALARRLGFRYLDTGAMYRALTWLALQTGTALDDATALARLARERPVEFGAGDAVAIAGRDVTAEIRQAEIDAAVPVVARHPEVREVMRERQRALGEQGDSVIEGRDIGVVVVPHADLKVWLVADPRVRALRRHAERDGLTVATLADELRRRDERDAANTHRAEDAVEVDTTDLSLDEVVARIEGLVRERVG, encoded by the coding sequence ATGATCGTCGCCATCGACGGCCCCGCCGGGGCCGGCAAGAGCTCCGTCGCACGCGCTCTGGCGCGGCGCCTCGGATTCCGCTACCTGGACACAGGGGCGATGTACCGCGCGCTCACCTGGCTCGCGTTGCAGACCGGCACCGCTCTCGACGATGCCACCGCGCTCGCGCGGCTCGCGCGCGAGCGCCCGGTCGAGTTCGGCGCCGGCGATGCCGTCGCGATCGCGGGGCGCGACGTCACCGCCGAGATCCGCCAGGCCGAGATCGACGCCGCCGTACCCGTCGTCGCCCGCCACCCGGAGGTGCGCGAGGTGATGCGGGAGCGCCAGCGGGCGCTGGGCGAGCAGGGCGACTCGGTCATCGAGGGCCGCGACATCGGCGTCGTCGTCGTCCCGCACGCCGATCTCAAGGTGTGGCTCGTGGCCGACCCGCGGGTGCGCGCGCTGCGGCGCCACGCGGAGCGCGACGGCCTCACGGTGGCAACGCTCGCCGACGAGCTGCGCCGCCGGGACGAGCGCGATGCCGCCAACACGCACCGCGCCGAGGACGCCGTCGAGGTCGACACCACCGACCTCTCCCTCGACGAGGTCGTCGCCCGCATCGAGGGGCTCGTGCGGGAGCGGGTCGGGTGA
- a CDS encoding putative Ig domain-containing protein, whose product MTVIGDSVATGVLWNEKALAILGQGVDLQMQVAVCRRLTGESCPYEGSQASTVVDLVASLGPRVGPTVIMVVGYNDFQRTFASSVEASVRGLLGAGVERILWATLRAARRPYLTMNADLWAAAAAHPELTIVDWNEYARAYPGWFQNDGLHLTRAGGVALATLLRAALVPQEDPPSIVLPASGLSVARLGRKYETRLSADGGAPPYRWAVVSGTLPTGLRLRPDGRIAGTPRRAGSVTVVLRARDANGATAIRRAALVVAR is encoded by the coding sequence GTGACCGTGATTGGCGACTCGGTGGCGACCGGAGTGCTGTGGAACGAGAAGGCGCTCGCGATCCTCGGGCAGGGGGTCGATCTCCAGATGCAGGTCGCGGTGTGCCGGCGGCTCACGGGCGAGAGCTGCCCGTACGAGGGCAGCCAGGCCTCGACGGTCGTCGACCTCGTGGCGTCGCTCGGCCCTCGCGTCGGGCCCACCGTGATCATGGTCGTGGGCTACAACGACTTCCAGCGAACCTTCGCCTCGAGCGTGGAGGCCTCGGTCCGGGGGCTGCTCGGGGCGGGCGTCGAGCGCATCCTCTGGGCGACCCTGAGGGCCGCGCGCCGGCCGTATCTCACGATGAACGCCGACCTCTGGGCGGCCGCAGCCGCACATCCGGAGCTGACGATCGTCGACTGGAACGAGTACGCGCGCGCGTACCCCGGCTGGTTCCAGAACGACGGGCTCCACCTCACCCGCGCCGGGGGCGTTGCGCTCGCCACGCTACTGCGCGCGGCGCTCGTGCCGCAGGAGGATCCGCCGTCGATCGTGCTCCCCGCGAGCGGCCTCTCCGTGGCGCGCCTCGGGCGCAAGTACGAGACGCGCCTCTCCGCGGACGGAGGCGCCCCTCCATACCGGTGGGCGGTCGTGTCGGGCACGCTGCCGACGGGGTTGCGGCTTCGGCCCGACGGGCGCATCGCCGGTACGCCGAGGCGGGCGGGTAGCGTGACCGTCGTTCTTCGCGCACGCGACGCCAACGGCGCCACGGCGATCCGCCGTGCGGCCCTCGTCGTCGCGCGCTGA
- a CDS encoding lysophospholipid acyltransferase family protein, giving the protein MTAADKVWAIGRPTIGGAVRVGARLKVYGKERVPLEGGLVIACNHFHWIDPAALGAACPRTIYYMAKIEAHRAPGLGTMIRAFGCFPVRRGESDREAVRTMRQVVRDGLALGLFAEGTRQRSGVPGELQPGAAMVALQEDVPVIPVAVHGSQTWRPGNFHPVSIAWGEAFSFEGLPRGGKGYKEASALLQAKIRALFDFLVEMHALGRPDGVPPR; this is encoded by the coding sequence GTGACCGCCGCGGACAAGGTCTGGGCGATCGGGCGGCCGACGATCGGCGGCGCCGTCAGGGTGGGCGCGCGCCTGAAGGTGTACGGCAAGGAGCGCGTCCCGCTGGAGGGTGGCCTCGTGATCGCGTGCAACCACTTCCACTGGATCGATCCGGCGGCGCTCGGCGCGGCGTGCCCGCGCACGATCTACTACATGGCCAAGATCGAGGCGCACCGCGCGCCCGGGCTCGGCACCATGATCCGGGCGTTCGGCTGCTTCCCCGTCCGTCGCGGCGAGTCCGACCGGGAAGCGGTGCGCACGATGCGGCAGGTCGTCCGCGACGGGCTCGCGCTCGGCCTGTTCGCCGAGGGCACGCGGCAGCGCTCCGGCGTGCCCGGTGAGCTGCAGCCGGGAGCGGCGATGGTGGCGCTGCAGGAGGACGTGCCCGTGATCCCCGTCGCGGTGCACGGCTCGCAGACCTGGCGACCCGGCAACTTCCATCCCGTCTCCATCGCCTGGGGCGAGGCGTTCTCGTTCGAAGGCCTGCCCAGGGGCGGCAAGGGCTACAAGGAGGCGTCCGCGCTGCTGCAGGCGAAGATCCGCGCGCTGTTCGACTTCCTCGTCGAGATGCACGCGCTCGGACGCCCGGACGGCGTGCCGCCGCGATGA
- a CDS encoding NAD(P)H-dependent glycerol-3-phosphate dehydrogenase, translating into MRAVVVGGGSWGTAFAALLRERGHEVTLACRDAAQAAAIAESGRNPRYLRGVDLSGIRAATIESAPIAEASLVVVAVPSAAFASVVAGLPGTAPLLSLTKGLDPATGVRLSTLVRGRPAAVLSGPNIADEIGRGLPAAAVVACDDAALALELQRAITSPGFRVYVNDDVVGVELCAAAKNVIALAAGAADGLGLGDNAKAALVTRGLAEMGRLAEVAGGRPETFAGLAGMGDLVVTCWSASGRNRRAGELIAQGTAPAQAAAQIGTVVEGLTTAPLLRDLAHRLEVEMPITEGVCAVLGGLPLTDLVASLMRREPTAE; encoded by the coding sequence GTGCGCGCCGTCGTCGTCGGCGGGGGCTCGTGGGGAACGGCGTTCGCCGCCCTGCTGCGCGAGCGCGGGCACGAGGTGACGCTCGCCTGCAGGGACGCGGCGCAGGCGGCCGCGATCGCCGAGAGCGGCCGTAACCCCCGCTATCTGCGCGGCGTCGACCTGAGCGGCATCCGCGCGGCGACGATCGAGTCGGCCCCGATCGCCGAGGCGAGCCTCGTCGTCGTCGCCGTGCCGAGCGCCGCCTTCGCGTCCGTCGTGGCGGGGCTGCCGGGGACGGCGCCGCTGCTGAGCCTCACGAAGGGCCTCGATCCGGCCACGGGCGTCCGCCTCTCGACGCTCGTGCGCGGGCGACCGGCGGCGGTGCTGTCGGGCCCGAACATCGCCGACGAGATCGGGCGCGGGCTGCCCGCCGCGGCGGTCGTCGCCTGCGACGACGCGGCGCTCGCGCTCGAGCTGCAGCGCGCGATCACCTCGCCGGGGTTCCGCGTCTACGTCAACGACGACGTCGTCGGCGTCGAGCTGTGTGCCGCCGCCAAGAACGTGATCGCGCTCGCAGCCGGCGCCGCCGACGGGCTCGGGCTCGGCGACAACGCGAAGGCGGCGCTCGTCACCCGTGGGCTTGCCGAGATGGGCAGGCTCGCAGAGGTCGCCGGCGGCAGGCCGGAGACCTTCGCCGGCCTCGCCGGCATGGGCGACCTCGTCGTCACCTGCTGGTCGGCGTCGGGGCGCAACCGGCGCGCCGGGGAGCTGATCGCGCAGGGGACGGCGCCGGCGCAGGCGGCCGCGCAGATCGGCACGGTCGTGGAGGGCCTGACGACGGCTCCGCTGCTGCGCGATCTCGCGCACCGCCTCGAGGTCGAGATGCCGATCACGGAGGGCGTGTGCGCGGTGCTCGGCGGCCTGCCGCTGACCGACCTCGTGGCGAGCCTGATGCGGCGGGAGCCAACCGCGGAGTGA
- a CDS encoding prephenate dehydrogenase/arogenate dehydrogenase family protein: MLGRVAVVGTGLIGASAGLAARRAGAGRVSGWDPDGDVLRVAAERGAVEAAGTLAEAVAGADLVVVAAPVAELPATVRGVLDAASQGCAVTDVGSTKSAVCAAAGGDGRFIGGHPICGAETRGPERASAELFEGATWFLTPAAGTGPGLLRRVHGFVTALGARPVAIDPDAHDRLVALTSHLPHVLANVLLNQAGASRIDGHDPLQAAGGSLRDMTRVAGANPRIWVDIFLDNREALAAALGDQRRRLEQVEAALAAGDAGFLARWIAEAAGNRRRLLATAYDDPGALQRLRVHLPDRPGVLAGIFQALGAERINVEDFEMEHLSTDRGGTLTILVAGEREAGRAANLLEAQGYGVVVAPVIDE; the protein is encoded by the coding sequence GTGCTGGGGCGAGTCGCCGTCGTGGGGACGGGCCTGATCGGCGCGTCCGCCGGTCTCGCCGCGCGCCGCGCGGGCGCGGGCCGGGTGAGCGGCTGGGATCCCGACGGCGACGTGCTGCGCGTCGCGGCCGAGCGCGGTGCGGTCGAGGCGGCGGGGACGCTCGCGGAGGCGGTCGCCGGCGCGGATCTCGTCGTCGTCGCCGCCCCGGTGGCGGAGCTGCCGGCGACCGTGCGCGGCGTGCTCGACGCCGCCTCGCAGGGGTGCGCCGTCACCGACGTCGGCTCGACGAAGAGCGCCGTGTGCGCAGCCGCAGGCGGCGACGGGCGCTTCATCGGCGGCCATCCGATCTGCGGCGCCGAGACCCGCGGGCCGGAGCGCGCCAGCGCGGAGCTGTTCGAGGGAGCGACGTGGTTCCTGACACCCGCCGCGGGCACGGGGCCGGGGCTGCTGCGCAGAGTGCACGGCTTCGTGACGGCGCTCGGCGCGCGGCCGGTGGCCATCGACCCCGACGCCCACGACCGGCTCGTCGCGCTGACGAGCCATCTGCCCCACGTGCTCGCCAACGTGCTGCTGAACCAGGCCGGCGCCTCGCGCATCGACGGCCACGACCCGCTGCAGGCGGCCGGCGGCTCGCTGCGCGACATGACGCGCGTGGCCGGCGCGAACCCGAGGATCTGGGTCGACATCTTCCTCGACAACCGCGAGGCGCTCGCCGCGGCGCTCGGCGACCAGCGCCGCCGCCTGGAGCAGGTCGAGGCGGCGCTTGCGGCGGGCGATGCGGGCTTCCTCGCACGCTGGATCGCCGAGGCGGCGGGAAACCGGCGGCGCCTGCTCGCCACCGCCTACGACGACCCGGGCGCGCTGCAGCGGCTGCGCGTGCACCTTCCCGACCGGCCGGGCGTGCTCGCGGGGATCTTCCAGGCGCTCGGCGCCGAGCGCATCAACGTCGAGGACTTCGAGATGGAGCACCTCTCGACCGACCGCGGCGGCACGCTCACGATCCTCGTCGCCGGGGAGAGGGAGGCCGGGCGCGCGGCGAACCTCCTCGAGGCCCAGGGCTACGGCGTCGTCGTGGCGCCGGTGATCGACGAGTGA
- the aroA gene encoding 3-phosphoshikimate 1-carboxyvinyltransferase, whose product MHRIVGHMAVPGDKSISHRAVLLGALCDGETRVTGFGRSADTEATIEAVRALGITVYEYDDETLHVFGKGLRGLGAPAKPIDCRNAGTLVRLLAGMLAGQEGQRFTLTGDASLSARPMGRVTEPLRLMGAAVESEDGHLPLVIEGRPLHAVTYELPVASAQVKSAILLAGLSADGETTVVEPVPTRDHTELMLAAAGATIVRRQTSVSVRPAARLALGEIEIPGDFSSAAPFIVAATLVPGSELHIHGVNLNPRRTGLLGILARMGANVTVYNRRQIAGEPAGDLEVRSADLVATAVTGAEVPSAIDELPLFVLAASCAHGDSVLRGAGELRAKESDRIEATADALRALGQHVRAVDDGFRIRGVPARPHGGRIASRGDHRIAMLGAIAALASRRGVEIEDAECVAVSFPGFFELLDSLRREAAE is encoded by the coding sequence ATGCACCGGATCGTCGGGCACATGGCGGTGCCCGGCGACAAGTCGATCTCGCATCGCGCCGTGCTCCTGGGAGCACTCTGCGACGGTGAGACGCGCGTGACGGGCTTCGGGCGCTCTGCCGACACCGAGGCCACGATCGAGGCCGTGCGCGCCCTCGGCATCACCGTCTACGAGTACGACGACGAGACGCTGCACGTGTTCGGCAAGGGGCTCCGTGGCCTCGGCGCGCCCGCGAAGCCGATCGACTGCCGCAACGCCGGCACGCTCGTGCGCCTGCTCGCCGGCATGCTCGCCGGCCAGGAGGGGCAGCGGTTCACGCTCACGGGCGACGCGTCGCTGAGCGCCCGACCGATGGGCCGCGTGACCGAGCCGCTTCGCCTGATGGGCGCCGCCGTCGAGAGCGAGGACGGGCACCTTCCGCTCGTGATCGAGGGCCGGCCCCTGCACGCCGTCACCTACGAGCTGCCGGTCGCGAGCGCCCAGGTGAAGTCCGCGATCCTGCTCGCCGGCCTCTCCGCCGACGGCGAGACGACCGTGGTCGAGCCCGTGCCCACGCGTGACCACACGGAGCTGATGCTGGCGGCGGCGGGGGCGACGATCGTGCGCCGGCAGACGAGCGTCTCCGTCCGGCCCGCCGCGCGGCTCGCGCTGGGGGAGATCGAGATCCCCGGGGACTTCTCCTCGGCGGCGCCGTTCATCGTCGCCGCGACGCTCGTTCCCGGCTCGGAGCTCCACATCCACGGCGTCAACCTCAACCCGCGCCGTACCGGGCTGCTCGGCATCCTCGCGCGCATGGGCGCGAACGTGACCGTGTACAACCGGCGGCAGATCGCGGGAGAGCCCGCGGGCGACCTCGAGGTGCGCTCCGCCGACCTCGTCGCCACGGCCGTGACGGGCGCGGAGGTGCCGTCGGCGATCGACGAGCTGCCGCTGTTCGTGCTCGCCGCGTCGTGCGCGCACGGCGACAGCGTGCTGCGCGGCGCCGGCGAGCTGCGCGCCAAGGAGAGCGACCGCATCGAGGCGACCGCCGACGCGCTGCGCGCGCTCGGGCAGCACGTCCGCGCCGTCGACGACGGCTTCCGCATCCGCGGCGTGCCGGCGCGCCCCCACGGCGGCCGCATCGCGAGCCGGGGCGACCATCGCATCGCGATGCTCGGCGCGATCGCGGCGCTCGCCTCCCGGCGGGGCGTCGAGATCGAGGACGCGGAGTGCGTGGCAGTAAGCTTCCCCGGCTTCTTCGAGCTCCTCGACTCCCTGCGGAGGGAAGCCGCCGAATGA
- a CDS encoding ATP-binding protein produces the protein MTRPHVAAESWPEALGPRTVDEIGDALLQVGLRPRRLLLRQPTGGDARVAGLDAGAEAEDVRFDLVAADAIERTRRNFPGVSFDVRLEESVVRQVADAHGGTVRAEVAGVGGTQMRLTLPAGTPAPEVTEPPLATA, from the coding sequence GTGACTCGGCCCCATGTCGCGGCCGAATCCTGGCCCGAAGCCCTCGGGCCGCGTACCGTTGACGAGATCGGCGACGCGCTGCTTCAGGTCGGCCTTCGACCTCGTCGCCTGCTCCTTCGTCAGCCCACCGGCGGCGACGCCCGCGTCGCCGGCCTCGACGCCGGCGCCGAAGCGGAGGACGTGCGGTTCGACCTCGTCGCGGCGGACGCGATCGAGCGCACGAGGCGGAACTTCCCGGGCGTGTCCTTCGACGTTCGCCTGGAGGAGTCGGTCGTGCGCCAGGTGGCGGACGCCCACGGTGGCACCGTCCGCGCCGAGGTAGCCGGCGTCGGCGGCACCCAGATGCGGCTGACCCTCCCGGCCGGGACGCCGGCGCCCGAGGTCACGGAGCCACCGCTCGCCACGGCGTAG
- the metK gene encoding methionine adenosyltransferase, with protein MSVRSFQFSSESVTEGHPDKIADQISDAVLDAVLEHDPEGRVACETLITTGLVVVAGEVTTTTYVDIPRLVRRTVGDIGYTRAKYGFDADTCGVVVALDEQSPDIAQGVDESFEVQHGDRDPIDRVGAGDQGMMFGYASNETAELMPLPIQLAHRITHRLSAVRKAEVLPYLRPDGKAQVTVRYEVDEHGCQRPVEIERVLVSTQHRDGLDAETLIKPDLIDHVLRPILPHDLYDEKRFYDRDFVYVNPTGKFVIGGPMGDTGLTGRKIIVDTYGGAAPHGGGAFSGKDPTKVDRSAAYAARYVAKNVVAAGLADRCQIQVAYAIGVAHPLSVLVDCFGTEHVALATIEKLIGEHFDLRPGAIIRDLDLRRPIYMKTAAYGHFGREEHDFTWELTDKADILRAAAGLGAPVQVS; from the coding sequence ATGAGCGTGCGCTCGTTCCAGTTCAGCTCCGAGTCCGTCACCGAGGGGCATCCCGACAAGATCGCCGACCAGATCTCGGATGCCGTGCTCGACGCGGTGCTCGAGCACGACCCCGAAGGTCGCGTCGCCTGCGAGACGCTGATCACGACGGGGCTCGTCGTCGTCGCGGGCGAGGTCACGACGACGACCTACGTCGACATCCCGCGCCTCGTGCGTCGAACGGTCGGCGACATCGGCTACACGCGGGCCAAGTACGGCTTCGACGCCGACACCTGCGGCGTCGTCGTCGCGCTCGACGAGCAGTCGCCCGACATCGCGCAGGGCGTCGACGAGTCGTTCGAGGTGCAGCACGGCGACCGCGACCCGATCGACCGCGTCGGCGCGGGCGACCAGGGGATGATGTTCGGCTACGCGTCGAACGAGACGGCCGAGCTGATGCCGCTGCCGATCCAGCTCGCGCACCGCATCACGCACCGGCTGTCGGCGGTGCGCAAGGCGGAGGTGCTGCCGTACCTGCGGCCGGACGGCAAGGCGCAGGTGACGGTGCGCTACGAGGTGGACGAGCACGGGTGCCAGCGCCCGGTCGAGATCGAGCGCGTACTCGTCTCGACCCAGCATCGCGACGGCCTCGACGCGGAGACGCTGATCAAGCCCGACCTGATCGACCACGTGCTGCGTCCGATCCTGCCGCACGACCTGTACGACGAGAAGCGCTTCTACGACCGCGACTTCGTCTACGTGAACCCGACCGGCAAGTTCGTCATCGGCGGCCCCATGGGCGACACGGGCCTCACCGGCCGCAAGATCATCGTCGACACCTACGGCGGCGCCGCCCCGCACGGCGGCGGCGCGTTCTCCGGCAAGGACCCGACGAAGGTCGACCGCTCGGCCGCCTACGCGGCGCGCTACGTGGCGAAGAACGTCGTCGCGGCAGGTCTCGCCGACCGCTGCCAGATCCAGGTCGCCTACGCGATCGGGGTCGCGCACCCGCTCAGCGTGCTCGTCGACTGCTTCGGCACCGAGCACGTGGCGCTCGCGACGATCGAGAAGCTGATCGGCGAGCACTTCGACCTGCGGCCGGGCGCGATCATCCGCGACCTCGACCTGCGCCGGCCGATCTACATGAAGACCGCCGCGTACGGGCACTTCGGCCGCGAGGAGCACGACTTCACCTGGGAGCTGACCGACAAGGCCGACATCCTGCGCGCGGCCGCCGGGCTCGGCGCTCCCGTGCAGGTCTCGTAG
- the der gene encoding ribosome biogenesis GTPase Der, giving the protein MSRRDAEPEESRAIAGTVAIVGFPNVGKSTLINRLTQSRAAVVHETPGVTRDRKELLCEWTGTWFRLVDTGGVDAADGGPFGSKIAEQARAAIEEADLVLFVVDARAGITPGDEELAAILRAAKRPTIVLANKIDDPRRDTDAAVFHRLGLGEPWPLSGLHGHGSGDLLDEIVARLPGTGEVAIGQEAIRVAILGRPNVGKSSLLNRLVGRERVIVSDVPGTTRDAIDTVLKRGDTTFVLVDTAGLRRKRKQRQGIEYYSELRALEAAGRADVALVLFDSSEGIVEQDLAVADVARKAGCSTLALLSKWDVSELDIVEAEGHLARRLRQRPPVIAVSAKTGRGVNRVLDKVEELFAKHSGRITTGELNRALGELREARPGPQGERGRRLKLMYGTQVSTRPPRIRIFVNDPGLVTRDYGYWVENELRKCFSLEGVPVSIDFVKSE; this is encoded by the coding sequence ATGAGCAGGCGCGACGCGGAGCCCGAGGAGTCCCGCGCGATCGCCGGCACCGTCGCGATCGTCGGGTTCCCGAACGTGGGCAAGTCGACCCTGATCAACCGCCTCACGCAGAGCCGCGCCGCCGTCGTCCACGAGACGCCCGGTGTGACGCGCGACCGCAAGGAGCTCCTGTGCGAGTGGACGGGGACGTGGTTCCGGCTCGTGGACACCGGCGGCGTCGACGCGGCGGACGGCGGGCCGTTCGGGTCGAAGATCGCCGAGCAGGCGCGCGCCGCGATCGAGGAGGCCGATCTCGTGCTGTTCGTCGTCGACGCGCGGGCCGGCATCACGCCCGGCGACGAGGAGCTGGCGGCGATCCTGCGCGCGGCCAAGCGCCCCACGATCGTCCTCGCCAACAAGATCGACGATCCCCGGCGCGACACCGACGCCGCCGTCTTCCACCGGCTCGGCCTGGGCGAGCCGTGGCCGCTGTCGGGCCTGCACGGCCACGGTAGCGGCGATCTGCTCGACGAGATCGTCGCGCGGCTGCCGGGCACGGGCGAGGTCGCGATCGGGCAGGAGGCGATCCGCGTCGCCATCCTCGGCCGGCCCAACGTGGGCAAGTCGTCCCTGCTCAACCGCCTCGTCGGCCGCGAGCGCGTCATCGTCTCCGATGTCCCGGGCACGACCCGCGACGCGATCGACACGGTGCTGAAGCGCGGCGACACCACCTTCGTGCTCGTCGACACGGCCGGTCTGCGCCGCAAGCGCAAGCAGCGGCAGGGGATCGAGTACTACTCGGAGCTGCGCGCGCTCGAGGCGGCCGGGCGGGCGGACGTCGCGCTCGTGCTGTTCGACTCGTCGGAGGGGATCGTCGAGCAGGACCTGGCGGTCGCCGACGTGGCCCGCAAGGCGGGCTGCTCGACCCTCGCCCTGCTGTCGAAGTGGGACGTGAGCGAGCTCGACATCGTCGAGGCGGAGGGGCACCTCGCACGCCGCCTGCGCCAGCGCCCGCCGGTGATCGCCGTCTCCGCGAAGACCGGCCGCGGCGTCAACCGCGTGCTCGACAAGGTCGAGGAGCTGTTCGCGAAGCACAGCGGGCGCATCACCACCGGCGAGCTGAACCGGGCGCTCGGCGAGCTGAGGGAGGCCCGCCCGGGCCCGCAGGGCGAGCGCGGCCGGCGGCTCAAGCTGATGTACGGGACGCAGGTGAGCACACGGCCGCCGCGCATTCGCATCTTCGTCAACGACCCGGGGCTCGTCACCCGCGACTACGGCTACTGGGTGGAGAACGAGCTGCGCAAGTGCTTCTCGCTCGAGGGTGTTCCCGTGTCGATCGACTTCGTCAAGAGCGAGTAG